A section of the Thermodesulfobacteriota bacterium genome encodes:
- a CDS encoding peptidyl-prolyl cis-trans isomerase has protein sequence RVRYLVLRLGETEDDAARAREKADEAYRRLVPRLFGTGEDFVAVAQQYSEDPVRAQQPVWVGEGPDVLAEVTQHGLHEYIEGIPVGKIGKPFEWGRAVYLFEVLEREKPAPIPLEEAEALIREELLARKHQELRLRLNEGLMEKAGVQVYESTLQALAAEAAASLAARP, from the coding sequence CCCGGGTCCGCTACCTCGTCCTCCGGCTCGGCGAGACCGAGGACGACGCGGCCCGGGCCCGGGAGAAGGCCGACGAGGCGTACCGGAGGCTGGTCCCCCGCCTGTTTGGCACGGGGGAGGACTTCGTCGCGGTAGCGCAGCAGTACTCCGAAGACCCGGTGCGGGCCCAGCAGCCCGTCTGGGTGGGCGAAGGGCCGGACGTGCTGGCCGAGGTCACCCAGCACGGGCTCCACGAGTACATCGAGGGCATCCCGGTGGGGAAGATCGGCAAGCCGTTCGAGTGGGGCCGCGCCGTGTACCTTTTCGAAGTCCTCGAACGGGAGAAGCCCGCGCCCATTCCCCTCGAGGAAGCCGAGGCCCTGATCCGTGAGGAGCTGCTGGCCAGGAAACACCAGGAACTGAGGCTCCGGCTGAACGAGGGGCTCATGGAGAAGGCCGGGGTCCAAGTGTACGAGAGCACGCTCCAGGCCCTGGCCGCCGAGGCGGCGGCGAGCCTGGCGGCCCGGCCGTGA
- a CDS encoding heavy metal translocating P-type ATPase: MTEASETATWEVTIEGLDCADCAATLARDIAKIQGVEQADLNFSAARLTVAYDPRAFRREAAEREIVRCGYRVKKPPGLRQVALVVPEMDCADESALIEKALGKLAGVEQLRFYLVSREVRVEYDPTRIDPDRMVEAVRRTGLEVRQKGKERRAESFWQRHRHLLLTGLCGVLIAGALASSWADAPHRATDALYIAAMVAGGFFVAKKGLLALRTLTFDMNFLMTVAVIGAALIEEWLEGATVLFLFSVANLLQGYTMDRARNAIRALMELAPAEALVRRNGRDERVPVEEVRVGEILVVRPGEKIGLDGRVTTGSSHVNQAPITGESMPVEKNPGDPVFAGTLNQNGALEVEVSHLSEDTTLARIVHMVEEAQAQKAPSMSFVEKFARIYTPAVIVGAVLVAAVPPLAFGLPFADWFYRALVLLVIACPCALVISTPVAIVAGLSAAARHGILVKGGVYLEEAGALRVLAFDKTGTLTRGVPRVIDVVGLNGTGEAAVLRLAAGLEQRSEHHLGRAILEEAQARGIPSPDATGFRAIPGQGARAEVDGVTYHIGNHRLCESLGACDPELDRQLLVFERQGKTAVILAGDGRALGILAIADELRPESAGAIEGLRRAGIQRVVMLTGDNRGTAEAIAGALAVDEVHAELMPEDKVAIIERLARDHGKVAMVGDGVNDAPSLAAATVGIAMGTAGTDTALETADVALMTDDLGKLPFLMRLSRQTLAVIRLNIAFALLVKAAFIALAVPGLATLWMAVGADTGATILVVLNGLRLLRANEG, encoded by the coding sequence ATGACCGAAGCGTCCGAGACGGCCACCTGGGAGGTGACCATCGAAGGCCTCGACTGCGCCGACTGCGCCGCGACCCTGGCCCGGGACATAGCCAAGATCCAGGGCGTGGAACAGGCGGATCTCAACTTCTCCGCCGCCCGGCTCACCGTCGCCTACGACCCCCGGGCCTTTCGGCGCGAGGCGGCGGAGCGGGAGATCGTGCGCTGCGGCTACCGGGTCAAGAAGCCACCGGGTCTGCGCCAGGTCGCCTTGGTCGTCCCCGAGATGGACTGTGCGGACGAGTCGGCCCTCATCGAGAAGGCGCTCGGCAAGCTCGCCGGGGTGGAGCAGCTTCGGTTCTACCTGGTCTCCCGGGAGGTGCGGGTGGAGTACGACCCGACCCGGATCGACCCGGACCGGATGGTCGAGGCGGTCCGCCGCACCGGGCTGGAGGTGCGCCAGAAGGGAAAGGAGCGCCGGGCCGAGTCGTTCTGGCAGCGGCACCGCCACCTCTTGCTGACGGGCCTGTGCGGCGTCCTGATCGCGGGGGCGCTGGCCTCGTCGTGGGCGGACGCCCCCCACCGGGCCACCGACGCCCTCTACATCGCGGCCATGGTCGCCGGCGGGTTCTTCGTGGCCAAAAAAGGCCTCCTGGCCCTGCGCACCCTCACCTTCGACATGAACTTCCTGATGACCGTGGCCGTGATCGGGGCCGCCCTCATCGAGGAGTGGCTCGAGGGCGCGACGGTGCTCTTCCTCTTCTCGGTGGCGAACCTCCTCCAGGGCTACACCATGGATCGGGCGCGAAACGCCATCCGGGCCCTCATGGAGCTCGCCCCGGCCGAGGCCCTGGTGCGCCGCAACGGCCGGGACGAGAGAGTCCCGGTGGAAGAGGTCCGGGTCGGCGAGATCCTGGTCGTGCGGCCCGGGGAGAAGATCGGGCTCGACGGCCGGGTGACGACCGGCAGCTCCCACGTGAACCAGGCGCCGATCACCGGGGAGTCGATGCCGGTGGAGAAGAACCCCGGCGACCCGGTCTTCGCCGGCACCCTCAACCAGAACGGCGCCCTGGAGGTGGAGGTCAGCCACCTGAGCGAGGACACCACCCTGGCGCGGATCGTCCACATGGTGGAGGAGGCCCAGGCCCAGAAGGCCCCCTCCATGAGCTTCGTGGAGAAGTTTGCCCGCATCTACACTCCCGCGGTGATCGTGGGTGCCGTCCTCGTTGCTGCGGTGCCGCCCCTGGCCTTCGGCCTGCCCTTCGCCGATTGGTTCTACCGGGCACTGGTGCTGCTGGTGATCGCTTGCCCCTGCGCCCTGGTGATTTCCACCCCGGTCGCCATCGTGGCCGGCCTGTCGGCGGCGGCCCGCCACGGCATCCTGGTCAAGGGCGGCGTGTACCTGGAGGAGGCGGGGGCGCTCCGGGTGCTGGCCTTCGACAAGACCGGCACCCTCACGCGCGGCGTGCCCCGGGTGATCGACGTGGTGGGCCTGAACGGTACGGGGGAGGCGGCGGTCCTGCGGCTCGCCGCCGGGCTGGAGCAGCGCTCCGAGCACCACCTGGGGCGGGCAATCCTGGAGGAGGCCCAGGCGCGGGGGATCCCGTCCCCCGACGCCACCGGGTTCCGGGCCATCCCCGGGCAGGGGGCCCGAGCCGAGGTGGACGGCGTCACCTACCACATCGGCAACCACCGCCTGTGCGAGAGCCTGGGCGCCTGCGATCCCGAGCTCGACCGACAGCTCCTGGTCTTCGAGCGGCAGGGGAAGACCGCGGTGATCCTGGCGGGGGACGGCAGGGCCCTTGGCATCCTCGCCATTGCCGACGAGCTCAGGCCCGAGAGCGCCGGGGCGATCGAAGGGCTGAGGCGCGCCGGGATTCAACGGGTGGTGATGCTCACCGGCGACAACCGGGGCACGGCCGAGGCCATCGCGGGGGCGCTCGCCGTGGACGAGGTCCACGCCGAACTGATGCCCGAGGACAAGGTGGCGATCATCGAGCGGCTGGCCCGGGACCACGGCAAGGTGGCCATGGTGGGGGACGGCGTGAACGACGCGCCCTCCCTGGCCGCGGCCACGGTCGGGATCGCCATGGGCACCGCCGGCACCGACACGGCCCTGGAGACCGCCGACGTGGCGCTGATGACCGACGACCTGGGGAAGCTCCCGTTCCTGATGCGCCTGAGCCGCCAGACCCTGGCCGTGATCCGCCTGAACATCGCCTTCGCCCTCCTGGTGAAGGCGGCCTTCATCGCCCTGGCGGTGCCGGGGCTGGCCACCCTGTGGATGGCCGTGGGGGCCGACACCGGCGCCACGATCCTGGTGGTCTTGAA